The following proteins are co-located in the Myroides profundi genome:
- the dapF gene encoding diaminopimelate epimerase, protein MLRFYKYQGTGNDFVMIDNRTSFFPKEDKELVAHLCHRHFGIGGDGLILLEEAEGYDFRMVYYNADGSESTMCGNGGRCLVAFAKQLKIINDNCRFIAIDGEHTATISNEGIVSLQMINVSGIEIEKSYSFLNTGSPHHVQVVRDLGNYDVFGIGQEIRESELYAPGGTNVNFVEQEGPNHFRIRTFERGVEDETLSCGTGATAVAISMYAQGKCDHNEVKIDVEGGSLTISFETDDRISYRNVVLSGPAKLAFEGTIEI, encoded by the coding sequence ATGTTGAGATTTTATAAATATCAGGGAACTGGTAACGATTTCGTAATGATAGATAACCGCACTAGTTTTTTTCCTAAAGAAGATAAGGAATTAGTAGCACATTTATGTCATAGACACTTTGGAATAGGTGGAGACGGTTTGATTTTGTTAGAAGAAGCAGAAGGATATGATTTTAGAATGGTCTATTATAATGCAGATGGAAGTGAGAGTACTATGTGTGGTAATGGAGGTAGATGTCTAGTAGCCTTTGCGAAACAATTAAAAATAATTAATGACAATTGCCGTTTTATAGCTATAGATGGAGAACATACCGCTACCATTAGTAACGAGGGAATAGTATCACTACAGATGATCAATGTGTCTGGGATAGAGATAGAGAAGTCATACAGCTTTTTAAATACGGGATCACCTCATCATGTACAGGTAGTGAGAGATTTAGGAAATTATGATGTATTCGGTATAGGGCAAGAGATAAGAGAGAGCGAATTATATGCACCAGGAGGTACTAATGTAAACTTCGTAGAGCAGGAAGGACCTAATCATTTCAGAATACGCACATTCGAGAGAGGGGTAGAAGACGAGACGTTATCTTGTGGTACAGGAGCTACTGCTGTAGCTATCTCAATGTATGCTCAGGGGAAGTGTGATCACAATGAAGTGAAGATAGATGTAGAGGGTGGAAGTCTGACGATTAGTTTTGAGACAGATGATCGTATTAGTTATAGAAATGTAGTATTAAGCGGACCGGCCAAACTAGCGTTTGAAGGGACAATAGAAATATAA
- a CDS encoding GNAT family N-acetyltransferase yields MLHIRGNAIFLRALEPEDLEFIYQIENDVDLWEVSNTVTPYSRFLIRQYLENAHLDIYEVKQLRLVICDIDTEQALGLIDLFDFDPKNNRAGVGIVIQHQEDRGKGAGAEALELVINYGKEVLGLHQLYANISVDNYPSQQLFLKYGFKLVGIKKDWERVGGVYKDEALYQLLF; encoded by the coding sequence ATGTTACATATTCGTGGGAATGCTATATTTTTACGTGCTTTAGAGCCAGAAGATTTAGAGTTCATCTATCAGATAGAGAATGATGTTGATTTATGGGAAGTTAGTAATACAGTGACACCTTATAGTCGCTTCTTGATTCGACAGTATTTAGAGAATGCTCATCTCGATATCTATGAAGTAAAGCAGTTGCGATTAGTGATCTGTGATATAGATACAGAACAGGCATTAGGGTTAATCGATCTATTTGATTTTGACCCTAAGAACAATAGAGCAGGTGTAGGTATTGTAATCCAACACCAAGAGGATAGAGGGAAAGGAGCAGGAGCAGAAGCATTAGAATTAGTTATTAATTATGGCAAAGAAGTATTAGGTTTGCACCAGCTGTATGCTAATATTTCGGTAGATAATTATCCTAGTCAACAACTGTTTTTAAAATACGGTTTTAAACTAGTAGGTATAAAGAAAGATTGGGAAAGAGTTGGCGGAGTTTATAAAGACGAAGCATTGTATCAATTATTATTTTAA
- the mltG gene encoding endolytic transglycosylase MltG has product MKLKNILVFLVVLGGFGLLGYLYIWYGKAFSPNLKGWDEEQFIYIKQEDNFHSVLKILEPYLNDKEGFVEIAEQRSYPSNVFSGRFKLKNGMNTYDIIEALRKNVPVRLTYNNLERIEDFAGRLGSMFETDSIGFLETFYEPSFLEENGFTKESVLVSFLPETYEFYWNVSPLKIRNKMHKEYIRFWNAERQEKAKALGLTPVEVSILASIVQKETSKADEKEKVAGVYLNRIKLGMPLQADPTVVYAKKLYTNDFKQVIKRVYLKDTQIPSPYNTYQNTGLPPGPIFMSDQSSIDAVLNAEKHDYVYFCASVDRLGYHEFAVTLAQHNANSRKYSAWLNQAGIN; this is encoded by the coding sequence ATGAAGTTAAAAAACATCTTAGTTTTTCTAGTTGTTCTAGGGGGATTTGGACTATTAGGGTATTTATATATATGGTATGGTAAGGCGTTTTCGCCTAACTTAAAAGGTTGGGATGAAGAACAGTTTATCTACATTAAGCAAGAAGACAACTTCCATTCAGTATTGAAAATATTAGAACCTTATCTAAATGATAAAGAAGGTTTCGTAGAAATAGCAGAACAGCGCAGTTATCCATCTAATGTATTCAGTGGTCGTTTTAAACTTAAAAACGGGATGAATACCTATGATATCATCGAGGCACTTAGAAAGAATGTACCTGTGCGTCTAACGTATAACAATCTTGAGCGAATAGAAGATTTCGCAGGGAGATTAGGTTCTATGTTTGAAACGGATAGTATAGGTTTCTTAGAGACGTTCTATGAACCTAGTTTCTTAGAAGAAAATGGATTTACTAAAGAAAGTGTATTAGTCTCTTTCTTACCTGAGACGTATGAATTCTATTGGAATGTAAGCCCTTTGAAGATTCGTAATAAGATGCATAAGGAGTACATCCGCTTCTGGAACGCTGAGCGTCAAGAGAAAGCAAAAGCTCTAGGGCTAACACCTGTAGAGGTATCTATCTTAGCTTCTATTGTTCAGAAAGAAACGAGTAAAGCAGACGAGAAAGAAAAAGTAGCAGGAGTATACCTAAACAGAATTAAGTTAGGAATGCCGTTACAAGCAGACCCTACTGTAGTATATGCTAAGAAATTATATACTAACGATTTTAAACAAGTGATCAAAAGAGTATACCTAAAGGATACTCAGATACCATCACCTTATAATACGTATCAAAATACAGGGTTACCTCCAGGACCTATCTTTATGTCAGATCAGTCTAGTATAGATGCAGTGTTAAATGCAGAGAAACATGATTATGTATACTTCTGTGCAAGTGTAGATAGATTAGGATATCACGAGTTTGCGGTGACACTAGCTCAGCATAATGCTAACAGTAGAAAGTATAGCGCATGGTTAAACCAAGCAGGTATCAATTAA
- a CDS encoding trypsin-like peptidase domain-containing protein gives MKKILGVFLICLLSGSMTLVGYKYFFENQNNTELSKLEEMPSAISTTKSSIIPNSSIDFVEAAENTVNTVVHVKNLSYVSSRSNPIMELFYGYKPSPKPQIGTGSGVIITEDGYIVTNNHVIANASELEVTLSNNETYKARLIGTDKEMDIALLKIEPKEKLSYIVFGDSDNIQLGEWVIAVGNPYNLTSTVTAGIVSAKARNLSKTSIQSFIQTDAAINPGNSGGALVNTKGELIGINTMISSNTGAYVGYAFAVPSNVTRKIVEDLLEYGNVQNATLGVSGYELTPQIVKELNISSTSFGFYIQDIITNSGAAQAGLKNGDIITKINNKEIKTFVDLRSIINTKRPKDIVAIEYLRGNDTHSTSITLGKNEPRKIEFRGLELQELDTAEKEELNISYGFKITKILDKDFAKYEDDLIGSILLSINDLKVSNINQIKNIASQINQNQKIKLTLMNKNGEYLRLLI, from the coding sequence ATGAAAAAGATCTTAGGTGTTTTTTTAATTTGTTTATTAAGTGGTAGTATGACACTGGTTGGTTATAAGTATTTTTTTGAAAATCAAAACAATACTGAACTGAGTAAACTAGAGGAGATGCCCTCTGCAATTTCTACTACCAAATCTTCTATCATCCCAAATTCGTCTATTGATTTCGTTGAAGCTGCTGAAAACACTGTAAATACAGTAGTACACGTCAAGAATCTAAGTTATGTATCTTCTCGTTCTAACCCTATCATGGAACTATTCTATGGGTATAAGCCTTCGCCAAAACCTCAGATAGGAACAGGGTCAGGTGTTATCATTACTGAAGATGGTTATATCGTCACGAATAACCACGTGATTGCTAATGCTTCTGAATTAGAAGTGACACTCTCGAATAATGAAACGTATAAAGCGAGACTAATCGGTACGGACAAAGAAATGGATATTGCACTATTAAAAATAGAACCAAAAGAGAAATTGTCTTATATCGTATTTGGAGATTCTGACAATATTCAACTAGGAGAATGGGTTATCGCTGTTGGTAATCCTTATAACTTAACCTCTACAGTTACAGCAGGTATTGTATCTGCTAAAGCTCGTAATCTATCTAAAACAAGTATTCAATCCTTTATACAAACAGATGCTGCTATCAACCCTGGTAATAGTGGTGGTGCCTTAGTCAATACTAAAGGAGAATTAATCGGTATTAACACCATGATTTCCTCTAACACAGGCGCTTATGTAGGATATGCCTTCGCTGTGCCTTCTAATGTAACGCGTAAGATAGTTGAAGATTTATTAGAATATGGAAATGTACAGAACGCTACACTAGGAGTATCCGGATATGAATTAACTCCTCAAATCGTCAAAGAACTCAATATTAGTAGTACTTCTTTTGGTTTTTATATTCAAGATATAATAACGAACTCTGGTGCAGCTCAGGCTGGATTAAAAAATGGAGATATTATCACTAAGATTAATAATAAAGAGATTAAGACCTTTGTAGACCTCCGCTCAATCATTAATACTAAACGCCCTAAAGATATAGTAGCGATAGAATATCTAAGGGGTAACGATACACATAGTACTTCTATAACACTAGGTAAGAATGAACCTCGCAAAATAGAGTTTAGAGGATTAGAATTACAAGAACTAGATACAGCCGAAAAAGAAGAATTAAACATCAGCTACGGGTTTAAAATAACGAAGATATTAGACAAAGATTTTGCGAAATATGAGGACGATTTGATCGGTAGTATTCTCCTTTCTATCAATGATCTCAAAGTTTCTAACATCAATCAAATTAAAAATATCGCCTCTCAGATTAATCAAAATCAAAAAATAAAGCTCACTTTAATGAATAAAAACGGAGAATACCTTCGTTTACTAATATAA
- a CDS encoding efflux transporter outer membrane subunit — MNTKRIITSTLYVSVVSAALALHSCAPQSNYKAPEFQLPEQYRGQLDSINNTRDSVGIADIDWKTFFEDEKLIELINSGLEHNFDMTNAIKNIEIADQKARQAKLEWLPSVDMTLGNVAYQYRSSNYYGSAASKYYENKGKDAPENMYVNSAQYVSSLSVSWELDVWGKMKSMSAEALANYLQTHEARKAVQTTLIANIAEGYYNLLLLDAQMEVAQSNYELTKNTLKIVELQRDAGQTTSLAIQQTRNQMLVAKALIPSLKQQIAVQENALSLLTGQLPDAIERDAKLAEVNYQETLTTGVPLYLVSQRPDVQQAELALKASNARVGVAQTSRYPSLTIDVTGGLNSMLGKNWFNIPGSLFGGLIGDVAAPLFNKRKLKTDYEVAKIEREKAEIDLQKSVYTAITEVSDALITLETVKEQIEIAEEQVATSRLGVKQSNLLFNSGYANYIEIINAQKNMLDSELNLNKLKQNKLISRVKLYQALGGGWK, encoded by the coding sequence ATGAACACAAAAAGAATTATAACAAGCACTTTATATGTATCGGTGGTTTCCGCAGCTTTAGCCTTACATTCTTGTGCTCCACAGTCTAACTATAAAGCACCAGAGTTTCAATTGCCAGAACAGTATAGAGGTCAACTAGACTCTATAAACAATACGAGAGACTCAGTAGGAATAGCAGATATTGATTGGAAGACGTTCTTTGAAGATGAGAAGTTGATTGAATTAATCAACAGTGGATTAGAACACAACTTCGATATGACTAATGCGATAAAGAATATCGAAATAGCTGACCAAAAAGCTAGACAAGCTAAGCTAGAATGGCTGCCATCAGTAGATATGACACTTGGTAATGTAGCCTATCAGTATCGCTCTTCTAATTACTATGGATCAGCAGCAAGTAAATACTACGAAAATAAAGGAAAAGATGCTCCTGAAAATATGTATGTCAACTCTGCTCAATACGTCTCTTCTCTAAGTGTAAGCTGGGAATTAGACGTCTGGGGAAAGATGAAAAGCATGAGTGCTGAAGCTCTAGCGAACTATCTACAGACTCACGAAGCTCGCAAAGCGGTACAGACTACTCTAATCGCTAATATAGCAGAAGGGTATTATAACTTACTGCTGCTAGATGCACAGATGGAAGTAGCCCAGTCTAACTATGAATTGACAAAGAATACACTAAAGATAGTTGAACTACAACGAGATGCTGGACAGACCACCTCTCTTGCTATTCAACAGACGCGTAACCAGATGTTAGTCGCTAAGGCGTTAATCCCTTCTCTAAAACAACAAATAGCAGTTCAAGAGAATGCGTTATCCTTGCTTACTGGACAGTTACCTGACGCTATCGAGCGAGATGCTAAACTAGCTGAAGTCAACTACCAAGAAACACTGACTACAGGAGTACCACTATACTTAGTGAGTCAACGCCCTGATGTACAACAAGCAGAGCTAGCTCTAAAAGCGAGTAATGCCAGAGTAGGAGTAGCACAGACTAGCAGATACCCTTCTCTTACGATAGATGTAACGGGAGGATTAAATAGTATGTTAGGTAAGAATTGGTTTAATATACCTGGTTCTTTATTCGGTGGATTAATAGGTGATGTAGCTGCTCCTCTATTTAATAAGCGAAAACTAAAAACAGATTATGAAGTAGCTAAAATAGAAAGAGAAAAAGCAGAAATAGACCTTCAGAAGTCCGTTTATACAGCTATCACAGAGGTATCTGATGCCTTAATCACATTAGAAACAGTGAAAGAGCAGATAGAGATTGCCGAAGAGCAAGTAGCGACTTCTAGATTAGGGGTAAAGCAATCTAACTTACTGTTTAACAGTGGATATGCAAACTATATCGAGATTATCAATGCACAAAAGAATATGCTAGATAGTGAGCTGAACCTAAACAAATTAAAACAGAACAAACTAATATCAAGAGTAAAACTATACCAAGCTCTTGGTGGTGGATGGAAATAG